One window of Agrobacterium vitis genomic DNA carries:
- a CDS encoding IclR family transcriptional regulator: protein MSTVGKALSLLESLSLLNNDAGLTDIARLCELDKATTRRLLVELEKHGFVEQDQESRKYRIGSAPVRLARIREARYPFLRTAIPIVKELAEASQETVHLSEFTGGRVATIHVEDSPRAHRVIVEIGSYLPFHATASGLAYLAFSGPEQIDAALSNPLESFTEHTVTDASEIRKMLAETVERGFSISKQGLESGVVSTGAPIRAPSGQPVGTIAIAAPLVRANINTLNGFGASVAEAAKRISEKYYGS from the coding sequence GTGAGCACCGTCGGAAAAGCCTTGTCACTGCTGGAGAGCCTGTCGCTGCTGAACAATGACGCGGGGCTTACGGATATTGCCCGCCTTTGCGAACTCGATAAGGCAACCACACGGCGTTTGCTTGTGGAGCTGGAAAAACACGGCTTTGTCGAGCAGGATCAGGAGAGCCGGAAATACCGGATTGGATCGGCACCCGTGCGGTTGGCCCGCATTCGCGAGGCGCGTTATCCATTTCTGCGCACGGCTATTCCCATTGTCAAAGAGCTTGCTGAAGCGTCGCAAGAGACAGTGCACCTGTCGGAATTCACGGGTGGTCGTGTGGCGACAATTCACGTTGAAGATTCGCCCCGTGCTCATCGCGTCATTGTCGAAATTGGCAGCTATCTGCCCTTTCATGCCACGGCTTCGGGCTTGGCCTATCTCGCCTTTTCCGGCCCGGAGCAGATTGATGCGGCTTTATCAAACCCGTTGGAATCCTTCACCGAGCATACGGTCACGGATGCGTCCGAGATTCGAAAAATGCTTGCCGAAACGGTTGAGCGCGGATTTTCGATCAGCAAACAGGGGCTTGAAAGCGGTGTGGTCAGCACCGGCGCGCCCATTCGTGCACCAAGCGGCCAGCCGGTTGGTACCATTGCCATCGCCGCACCCCTGGTGCGTGCCAATATCAACACGCTCAATGGTTTTGGAGCATCGGTGGCGGAAGCCGCCAAACGTATTTCAGAAAAATACTACGGGTCTTAA
- a CDS encoding APC family permease, whose protein sequence is MDHQLSKSAEENQLRKNSLGVGAVTFLVVSAAAPLTAVAGGVPLSMLLGNGAGIPLTFLLVTAILVLFAVGYVAMARHIRNAGAFYAYTAQGLGGMMGGAAALIAILAYNAMQIGIFGMFGAATSGLFAGFGLTLPWWVWTYLGVAIVAIFGYRRVDFSAKVLTVLVILEYLVVLVIDAAIFIKGGDSGLSAVPFTPTALMSGSPAIGILFCFASFIGFEATTIYSEEAREPHKTVPRATYISVLIIGLFYMLTSWLMVNGAGVDKLVPELQGLADPTTFLFALAERYVGTWITLVMQILFVTSLFAGVLAFHNGVARYMYVAGREGLLPKSVGTTHPIFQSPHVGSVIQTVITVLVVAVFALTGQDPVLAMFSWLTNVGTLAIILLMAFTAFSIVVFFSRNPGLENNLLVTKVLPIVTGVILAWLVFYISANFGSIAGASGVLAVFLPGLVLIAAIIGLICAARLKSADPARFARLGAGQDV, encoded by the coding sequence ATGGATCATCAACTCTCTAAAAGTGCAGAGGAAAATCAGCTGCGCAAGAACAGTCTTGGCGTCGGAGCCGTGACCTTTCTGGTGGTGTCGGCAGCGGCACCTCTGACGGCGGTGGCAGGCGGTGTTCCGCTGTCCATGTTGCTTGGCAATGGCGCTGGCATTCCGCTGACATTTCTGCTGGTCACAGCCATTCTGGTGCTGTTTGCCGTCGGCTATGTTGCCATGGCACGCCACATCCGCAATGCCGGGGCCTTTTATGCCTATACGGCGCAAGGTCTTGGCGGCATGATGGGCGGAGCTGCGGCGCTCATCGCCATTCTGGCTTACAATGCCATGCAAATCGGCATCTTCGGCATGTTTGGTGCCGCAACCTCCGGCCTGTTTGCAGGTTTCGGCCTCACCTTGCCATGGTGGGTCTGGACCTATCTCGGCGTGGCCATCGTTGCGATTTTTGGCTATCGCCGGGTGGATTTTTCGGCGAAAGTGCTGACGGTTCTCGTCATTCTTGAATATCTCGTGGTGCTGGTCATTGATGCTGCGATTTTCATTAAGGGTGGAGACAGTGGCCTGTCTGCCGTTCCGTTTACCCCCACTGCCCTGATGAGCGGCTCGCCAGCCATCGGCATCCTGTTTTGTTTTGCCTCCTTCATCGGTTTTGAGGCCACCACAATCTACAGCGAAGAAGCGCGCGAACCCCACAAGACCGTTCCGCGTGCAACCTATATTTCGGTGCTGATCATCGGCCTTTTCTACATGCTGACCTCATGGTTGATGGTCAATGGTGCGGGCGTAGACAAGCTGGTGCCGGAGCTACAGGGCCTCGCCGATCCCACCACTTTCCTGTTTGCTCTCGCCGAGCGCTATGTTGGCACATGGATCACGTTGGTCATGCAAATCCTGTTTGTTACCAGCCTGTTTGCCGGCGTTCTGGCATTCCACAATGGCGTTGCCCGTTACATGTATGTTGCCGGGCGTGAAGGCCTGTTGCCCAAATCCGTCGGCACCACGCACCCCATTTTCCAAAGCCCGCATGTTGGCTCGGTGATTCAGACGGTGATTACCGTGCTGGTCGTCGCCGTGTTTGCCCTCACCGGGCAAGACCCGGTGCTGGCGATGTTCTCATGGCTTACCAATGTTGGCACGCTGGCCATTATTCTGCTGATGGCCTTCACCGCTTTTTCGATTGTCGTCTTTTTCAGCCGCAATCCCGGGCTTGAAAACAATCTGCTGGTCACCAAGGTTCTGCCCATTGTTACCGGCGTCATTCTGGCATGGCTGGTCTTCTACATTTCCGCCAATTTCGGCAGCATTGCCGGTGCAAGCGGCGTGCTGGCGGTGTTTCTGCCGGGCCTTGTGCTGATCGCTGCCATCATTGGGTTGATCTGCGCTGCACGGTTGAAATCGGCTGACCCGGCCCGATTTGCGCGCTTGGGTGCAGGACAGGATGTGTAG
- a CDS encoding aldehyde dehydrogenase, whose translation MQDKINKLRTLQIPPQSLFINGAWHAPLSDASMDVISPIDGSRLTTIADAGAQDVDRAVKAARAAFDKGHWSKAAPAERKKVLLRIAELIERDALELAVLGVRDNGTEISMALKAEPGSASATFRYYAEAIDKIYGEIAPTAEGVLGLIHREPVGVVAAIVPWNFPMMIGAWKIAPALAAGNSVVLKPAEGASLSLLKLASLCAEAGLPEGVLNVVTGRGAITGEAIGMHHDIDVLVFTGSGGVGRRLLEYSARSNLKRVYLELGGKSPNIVFADAPDLDKAAKTSAFGIFRNSGQVCVAGSRLLVEKSIHEEFAEKLARIATSIKVGDPLLLSTESGAISSEIQLEKDLGFAKQALAEGARLRAGGARIMEETGGFYMQPTVLDVTPDMTLAREEVFGPLLAIIPFETEAEALHIANATDYGLASAVWTSNLSRAHKMVRGIKAGVVHVNTYGGADNTVPLGGVKQSGNGHDKSLHALDKYVDLKTAWFQL comes from the coding sequence ATGCAGGACAAAATCAATAAGCTTCGAACGCTTCAAATTCCACCTCAGTCGCTGTTTATCAATGGTGCTTGGCACGCTCCCCTGAGTGATGCCTCGATGGACGTGATCTCACCCATCGACGGCAGCAGGCTGACCACCATTGCCGATGCGGGCGCACAAGACGTTGATCGCGCAGTCAAGGCAGCCCGCGCCGCCTTTGACAAGGGCCATTGGTCAAAAGCTGCACCTGCGGAACGCAAAAAAGTGCTGCTGCGGATTGCCGAGCTGATCGAGCGTGATGCGCTGGAACTGGCGGTGCTGGGCGTGCGCGACAACGGCACGGAAATCAGCATGGCGCTAAAAGCTGAACCGGGCAGCGCCAGCGCCACTTTCCGCTACTATGCCGAAGCAATTGATAAAATATACGGTGAAATTGCCCCGACAGCCGAGGGTGTGCTCGGTCTGATTCACCGCGAACCTGTTGGCGTTGTGGCCGCCATCGTACCGTGGAATTTCCCGATGATGATCGGTGCGTGGAAGATCGCGCCTGCCTTGGCAGCGGGCAATTCCGTGGTGCTGAAACCGGCGGAGGGTGCATCGCTTAGCCTGCTGAAACTCGCCAGCCTCTGCGCGGAAGCAGGCTTGCCGGAGGGTGTGCTGAATGTCGTGACCGGACGCGGAGCAATCACCGGTGAAGCCATCGGGATGCATCATGATATCGACGTGCTGGTGTTCACCGGATCAGGCGGTGTGGGCCGTCGTCTTCTGGAATATTCGGCCCGCTCCAACCTGAAACGGGTTTATCTTGAGCTTGGCGGCAAGTCTCCCAACATCGTGTTTGCCGATGCGCCGGACCTCGACAAGGCCGCCAAAACATCTGCGTTTGGTATTTTCAGAAATTCGGGACAGGTCTGCGTGGCGGGTTCGCGCCTTTTGGTGGAAAAATCCATTCACGAGGAATTTGCGGAAAAACTCGCCCGGATTGCCACATCGATCAAAGTGGGCGATCCCCTGTTGTTGAGCACAGAATCTGGAGCGATCTCCAGCGAAATCCAGCTTGAGAAGGATCTCGGCTTTGCAAAACAGGCCCTCGCCGAAGGCGCTCGACTGAGAGCGGGTGGCGCACGGATTATGGAAGAAACTGGCGGCTTTTACATGCAGCCAACCGTGCTGGATGTGACGCCGGACATGACCCTTGCGCGAGAAGAGGTTTTTGGTCCGCTTCTGGCCATCATCCCGTTTGAGACCGAAGCAGAGGCGCTGCACATCGCCAATGCAACAGATTACGGCCTTGCCTCTGCCGTGTGGACATCCAACCTCTCGCGCGCCCATAAAATGGTGCGCGGCATCAAGGCTGGCGTCGTCCATGTCAACACCTATGGCGGGGCCGACAACACAGTGCCGCTGGGAGGCGTCAAACAATCCGGCAATGGCCATGATAAGTCATTGCATGCGCTGGATAAATACGTTGACCTGAAAACTGCCTGGTTTCAGCTTTGA
- a CDS encoding ribokinase gives MTSSPIVTVFGSLHYDIAVFGPDRPRQGETVAGTSWHPKSGGKGGNQAVSAAQTGVSTFMIGAVADDEFGRFLLENLKRRQVDDRFVRRDAAASTGHATGMSVAIFDAQGDYGAVIVSGANLTLGDQDVAAAAELLDRTTVLVLQNEIPDAANVAAARAVRQAGGRVLINAAPARTLSADLQNLIDIIVVNAIEAEMLAGVPVVETLDGALEAARKLLVNFPSVVVTAGGAGVAYASRGGDEIVLPAVKVKVESTHGAGDMFIGVMAAALATEKSMRDALLLANIEAAKLVATPEVERL, from the coding sequence ATGACATCCTCGCCTATCGTCACCGTTTTCGGCAGCCTGCATTATGATATCGCGGTCTTCGGTCCAGACCGGCCACGTCAGGGAGAAACGGTTGCGGGCACGTCCTGGCACCCCAAAAGCGGCGGCAAGGGTGGCAATCAGGCCGTCTCGGCAGCGCAGACCGGCGTCTCGACATTCATGATCGGCGCGGTTGCCGACGACGAATTTGGGCGGTTTCTGCTGGAAAATCTCAAACGCCGACAGGTTGATGATCGCTTCGTGCGGCGCGACGCAGCAGCGTCTACCGGCCACGCCACCGGCATGAGCGTGGCGATTTTCGATGCGCAGGGCGATTACGGTGCCGTTATTGTGTCCGGCGCCAACCTGACGCTTGGCGATCAGGATGTTGCCGCAGCAGCCGAACTGCTGGACCGGACAACGGTTCTGGTCTTGCAGAACGAGATCCCCGACGCAGCTAATGTCGCCGCAGCAAGGGCCGTCCGGCAGGCTGGGGGCCGCGTCCTGATCAATGCCGCACCAGCGCGAACCTTGTCAGCCGACCTTCAAAACCTGATCGACATCATCGTCGTCAACGCCATCGAGGCTGAAATGCTGGCGGGTGTCCCGGTTGTCGAAACGCTCGATGGCGCATTGGAAGCGGCAAGAAAACTATTAGTGAACTTCCCATCCGTTGTCGTCACCGCAGGCGGCGCGGGTGTCGCCTATGCAAGTCGAGGCGGAGACGAAATCGTCCTGCCTGCCGTGAAGGTGAAAGTGGAAAGCACGCATGGAGCCGGCGACATGTTCATCGGCGTGATGGCCGCAGCCCTCGCCACCGAAAAATCGATGCGCGACGCACTTTTACTGGCAAATATCGAGGCCGCAAAACTGGTTGCAACACCCGAGGTTGAGCGCCTTTAG
- a CDS encoding MurR/RpiR family transcriptional regulator translates to MNADGFDMKAVGPRIRMMMPMLTPLEAKVVDTVFGMRDFSEETSLKQIAENAGVSEAMVVKITKKLGFSGFRDFRSAVSQYNRQPTTEMHQELSVDDTSLEIVQKVFRTSIHALEETLAILDMTAFDQAADMLHKARNRDFYGVGGSAQIARDVAHKFLRIGVRASVFDDSHMMLMSAALLADTDVAIGFSHSGNTIAVIEALQLARKNGARTIAVTNYGSSALAQSAEVVLCSTAQGSPLMGENAAARIAQLNILDAIFVAVAQRDYQAAERNLDRTMSAVTSKRRDRLP, encoded by the coding sequence ATGAACGCTGATGGCTTTGACATGAAGGCGGTGGGGCCGCGCATTCGCATGATGATGCCGATGCTGACGCCGCTGGAAGCAAAGGTCGTGGATACGGTCTTCGGCATGCGTGATTTCAGCGAAGAGACCTCGCTGAAGCAGATCGCCGAAAATGCCGGGGTTTCGGAAGCCATGGTGGTGAAGATCACCAAGAAGCTCGGCTTTTCAGGCTTTCGGGATTTCCGCTCTGCCGTCAGCCAGTATAACCGCCAGCCGACCACCGAAATGCATCAGGAATTATCGGTTGACGACACCTCGCTTGAAATCGTCCAGAAAGTCTTTCGCACCTCGATCCACGCCCTTGAGGAAACGCTTGCCATTCTGGACATGACAGCCTTCGACCAGGCGGCGGACATGCTCCATAAGGCTCGAAACCGGGATTTCTACGGCGTCGGCGGCTCGGCGCAGATCGCCCGGGACGTGGCCCACAAGTTTTTGAGAATTGGCGTGCGCGCCAGCGTCTTCGATGATTCACACATGATGCTGATGTCGGCGGCCCTTCTTGCCGATACCGATGTCGCCATTGGCTTTTCGCATTCGGGCAATACGATTGCCGTGATCGAGGCCTTGCAACTTGCCCGCAAGAACGGCGCCCGCACCATTGCCGTTACCAATTACGGTTCCTCCGCGCTCGCCCAGTCCGCCGAAGTGGTCTTGTGTTCCACCGCACAAGGCTCGCCTTTGATGGGGGAAAATGCCGCGGCGCGCATCGCGCAGCTCAATATTCTCGACGCCATTTTTGTCGCCGTCGCCCAGCGCGACTATCAGGCCGCCGAGCGCAATCTCGACCGCACCATGTCCGCCGTTACCTCCAAACGTAGAGATCGCCTTCCATGA